A stretch of DNA from Anser cygnoides isolate HZ-2024a breed goose chromosome 23, Taihu_goose_T2T_genome, whole genome shotgun sequence:
AAGAGGGTGCTGTGCACTTAGCAGATAGCTGGCCAGGCCCTGTGTATGGTAATATAGGTTACTGTATCCAACTGATGCAAATAAAAGGTTAGAGAAATAAAGCTTTACTATCTTATTAGGTAGAAAGCTTTTCAGAATCTCCTTTGTGCCATCCAAAATTGCCTGAAATGTCTGCAAGTGAAAGAAGCTTCAAAAAGATTAAAGAGAATTTCTGATCTTTGAGGGAAACAGATGAGGTACAGAAATAAGCAGGAGCTAGGGAAAGAATGGAGCTGAAAGACAAACTGAAACAGGAAATGTTATACAGAGGAAGACAGGTCAGAGAGAAACTCAGAAATCCAAGGCGGCAAGAGGAAGGTGTCAGACCCTGGCAGGTGGCCTGCGATGGCAGGCACTGCAGCTGGTCCTGTCTGGCAGATCAGTGCTATGTGCTGCCACTGAAATGCATGTTTGCCTGGATGCTCTGCCTCTGTTTGACAAACCGGTGGGATACCTAGTCCAAAATAATAATCTATAGCCTCCTACCAGCCCCTCCACAAACATCTCGGACAGGAAAGCTCCACAAATACTGTGGAGAAATTGCAAACTGCATGCAAGGGTGCAGCATTGCTGTGAACATAGCGTTGCTTAGAGTGCTTCCCCTATACCAGCAAGAATACACACAAACAGCTGAGAATGGGAAGGTCCCTTTCATACAGAAAGGAGCAGGAATTGGAGCAAGGGCTGGAATTCAGGGAAGCTGAGTCCTGTTCCTACCTCTGCCACTAACATGTTCTTGGATCTTTCACAAATCATGCCTTACTGTCTGGAGTCTCCCATCTGTGAAACAGGCGTAATAATGCTGAGAcatcttggaaaagaaaatgtcagggTCTGATTTCGTACATTtgataggaaaaaagaaagagtctGCACAGGGAGACCCTTAAGTGCTGTATATTGATAACTTCACTGGAGAGCCATCTAGAAATGTGAAGTTAGGTACATCAGTACTGCAAAATGCTGTGTCAGTTACGCTTGTCAGTCACTCCAGCTCTAGTGCCGGTTAGGAAGGAGTTATGTAAGAGGTCCAGTGATTTTGGAAGGTTTTAATTATCTTTCCTGCTGTACATTAGAATTTCGTGGAGCATAGTACTAGCTATCTAAGGTGGTTCTGTGCATGCTAGAAAATCATCCCTGTGTAGGGTTTTCTCaagtgcttgtgtgtgtgtgaacttgtgtgtgttttgcagCACAGTTGCAAGTGCTGCCTTGGCTTCTGTCCCATCCATGACTGTTCCCTCTTTGTGCCCACCCTGGCCTTCTATCCAAAGTTCCCTTTTACCGACTGGATTTCGTCCTTTGTACATCGGGCCAGTACTCTCAGATCCTGCTGTGCACCTTCAACAATTCAACAATTTCTGCTGTCATCAGAAATACTGGGGCTAACGAGAAAGGCTGTGGAAGGAAACAGACTTCCACTGGAAGTATGCAAAAGGTATGCTCCTTGTGTTCGCCATAAGCCGTAACACAAAACCAAAGTCCTGTGCAGCGTAACGTGTTTGAAAAAACAGTGATATTGTGGCATTTCACTCTAAAGTCTGTAATAATGCGAAATAACAGAATGACACAGCAGTGCCTGGCACTGTCTGGTGGAGCAGATGCATGGAACAGTCTCACCTTCAGATTGCTATTTAAGGAGGGTCTTTATTGAAtgaaaggagaaggggaggggtCTTCTTTTACAAAAACAGTATCACTCACTGAAGGAGAGGGTGGTACtactttctgtatttaaatgtaACTCTTGGTGTCTTGGGAGGATATGATATCTTAGATGGAATTTTTTGTACCCTGTCCTGAATGAATACTCTGAATTCAGTTATGAAATGACCTTAAATCAACATCACTGGCCTCTCTTTGACCTGGGAATGAGCTTGCCAAAGGCATTTGAGTTTGTGCTTTAATCTTCAGGATGTACACACCAAAATACAATCTGtctttttagaaaaatcttCGTTCATAGCACATAGGTGTGGCCCAAGCACTAGAGTCCCATTTCTGTCTGCTTACAGGATGTGTGTGAAGAGGGAGTGATGGAGTTAAAAGTTAAGCTTGCAGCTGGCAGAGATCCTACCTTTCTGGGTGTGGATTTGGGGGTGTCACAAAAACACAGATGCCTTCTTGCAAAATCATCTCTGCTGATTGAAGCAGATatgcaggaggaaggcagattgattgtcaaatatttttttgccctgaaaatgaagaaaatccaTTCATTTTTAACTAGCTGAAGGTCTGATccacattttttgcttttatctggCCCGAAGGACATTACTAGTGCCATATTAGGAAGTAGCCGTTTAGgttattaaaacaggaaaacaaacacccTCATTTTTGAGACCATATTCTTTGTTGCTGCAGTAGATTATTCTCATTGATTAAAAGATAATGAGTCatttaaataatgttaataTGCTTGCCCTAAAAGCTGGCAAGGCATCCAGAAACAGCACAAGCTATTTCTCCTTGtctttgctgctcttctgctccctattttacaaataaaagagaaaagagaccTTAGCAGTCAGCCGGATACTTCTGACCCACACCTGCTTTTCTGTCGGGTGTTGGTCACTTTGATGTAGGCACatgtgaagaaacaaaatcatttttttcatcagggTGCATTACCTGAAGGGCTTTTTAAACGTGAGCTGTTGCTGCCAGAGCCACAGGATTAGGTGTGATTTCCCATTTGCTGGAATATACAGCAAATATGCTACCAGGCTCCCAGCTTTTTTTAGCTCACAAAAGCAAGGGAGTCCTTTGAAAGGTCCTCGGCTTACCCAATCATCGCTCTTTCCCTTGCATTGTACGGTATTATCATTCTCTGACAGTGTAAATCCTCACATATGcctgcctccctctccccttcagTCACTGTCTCCCTCCCCCTGCCGAGCCCGCTGCCATCGGATCGGGGATGATATGTGATCTCCTGGAGAcgagcacacacacacacgagtACCAGGCACTGCTGCTCAGCTAGGCAAAATGTCCTTCTCTTAGAAGTGGTGCTCATCACAGCTTTCAAATCCTTGACGATGTTgccatgctttcctttctgccttctgcctttttctgtctttgtctgCCTGCTCTTCTTACCCGGGGGTCATTTTTGTCCTGCTGTCTGTAGCTGTATGGACTACCACACCATAGACTGCCGGGATCAAGGACTCCCAAGTGTTCCTAATCCATTTCCATTGGATGTACGGAAACTTCTTATAGCCGATAACAACATTCAGGCGATACCAGCTGacttctttatattttatggAGATTTGGTCTATTTGGACTTCAGGAATAACTCCCTCACCTCTTTAGAAGAGGGCACTTTTAGCAGCTCTACCAAACTGGTGTATTTAGACTTAAGCTACAATAATTTAACACAGCTTGATGCTGGGATATTCAAGTCAGCAGAAAAACTGATAAAACTGAGCCTTGGAAACAATAACCTGGTGGATGTGGATGAGGCTGCTTTTGAGAACCTGGAACAGCTCCAAGTGTTAGAAC
This window harbors:
- the LRRC38 gene encoding leucine-rich repeat-containing protein 38, whose protein sequence is MLPCFPFCLLPFSVFVCLLFLPGGHFCPAVCSCMDYHTIDCRDQGLPSVPNPFPLDVRKLLIADNNIQAIPADFFIFYGDLVYLDFRNNSLTSLEEGTFSSSTKLVYLDLSYNNLTQLDAGIFKSAEKLIKLSLGNNNLVDVDEAAFENLEQLQVLELNDNNLQSLNVAALEALPSLRTIRLEGNPWVCDCDFANLFSWIQDNASKLQKGLHEIQCSLPVENRRIFLNELSEVSFSECKFSLSLTDLFIIIFSGVAVSIAAILSSFFLATIVHCFQRCAPSKDDDDDEDDSED